The following are encoded together in the Planococcus antarcticus DSM 14505 genome:
- a CDS encoding ABC transporter substrate-binding protein, translating into MTKNIVPFIIAMLTILVFLAACGSENRSTDEASSSNGDTNAQDKRIIEHLYGETEIPEKLDRVLSLRPSFTDHILALEEKPYAVTGEEQYGGGYIPYLADQLEGVEIVGNQASIDLEKILSLSPDLIIIDDYLASEVYDDLAKIAPTIVLGTEDPEASNDPNFWQEDFLKIAEIYGKIELAEQKIKELDQKVVDGKEQISGLENKGLAFLRIRKDAIQLYAESGHPMNTLLYNDLGFEPSDLTDPLERKDLSLEVIPEINTDYIFLQVDSSGGPDNMGTIKESSLWQGLPAVQQGNVQETDFWIYKSWGVIGRTQIVDEVLSYIE; encoded by the coding sequence ATGACAAAAAATATAGTACCATTCATAATCGCTATGTTAACAATCTTAGTATTTTTAGCTGCATGCGGTAGTGAGAATAGATCCACAGATGAAGCTTCTTCATCAAATGGAGATACAAATGCTCAGGATAAACGCATAATAGAGCATTTATATGGAGAAACAGAAATTCCTGAAAAATTGGATCGAGTTTTATCCTTACGTCCATCGTTCACGGATCATATTCTTGCTCTAGAAGAAAAACCCTATGCAGTAACTGGTGAAGAGCAATATGGAGGAGGATATATACCGTATCTTGCTGATCAATTAGAGGGGGTTGAAATAGTAGGTAATCAAGCTTCTATTGACTTGGAGAAAATACTATCTTTATCTCCGGATTTAATCATCATTGATGATTACCTTGCTTCAGAGGTGTATGATGACCTCGCTAAGATTGCACCTACTATTGTCTTAGGTACAGAGGATCCCGAAGCCTCAAATGACCCGAATTTCTGGCAGGAGGATTTCTTGAAAATCGCAGAAATTTATGGGAAAATAGAACTTGCAGAACAAAAAATAAAAGAGTTAGACCAGAAAGTAGTGGATGGGAAGGAACAAATCAGTGGACTTGAAAACAAGGGCCTCGCCTTTCTTAGAATCCGAAAAGATGCCATTCAGTTATATGCAGAATCGGGACATCCAATGAACACATTGCTTTACAACGATTTAGGGTTTGAACCGTCTGATTTAACAGATCCGCTAGAACGAAAAGACTTATCGTTGGAAGTGATTCCAGAAATAAATACAGATTATATTTTCCTGCAAGTTGATTCTTCTGGTGGTCCGGACAATATGGGGACTATTAAAGAAAGTTCTTTATGGCAAGGCCTCCCTGCTGTTCAGCAGGGTAACGTCCAAGAAACAGACTTTTGGATTTACAAGAGTTGGGGAGTAATTGGTCGAACTCAGATTGTCGATGAAGTTCTTTCATATATAGAATAG